In Archangium violaceum, the following are encoded in one genomic region:
- a CDS encoding glycoside hydrolase family 2 TIM barrel-domain containing protein: MDGRAIKAGGKAVQLKGVCWNPVGKGHDHPPRGDYAAFADKDIALMKAAGINVVRTYDTIRDTAVLDKLHAAGIRVIMSVYAYGGDPASRASEHVTALKDHPSILMWSLGNEWNYNGLYTNMSFNDSMARLNQIAAAIKALDSKHPIATVYGELPSKATIEAMPDIDVWGLNMYRGITFGDAFTRWKDLSPKPMFVAEYGADAFNAKIPGYDPESQGKATHELTQEILAHSTANKGGVCSGGTIFEWSDEWWKSGNPSQHDNGGTAPGGGPYPDSTFNEEWWGLVDVDRNTRPAYEALKSLYAP, translated from the coding sequence GTGGATGGGCGAGCCATCAAGGCAGGTGGCAAGGCCGTCCAGTTGAAGGGCGTCTGCTGGAATCCTGTCGGAAAGGGTCACGACCACCCGCCCAGGGGTGACTACGCCGCCTTCGCCGACAAGGATATCGCGCTGATGAAGGCCGCGGGCATCAACGTGGTCCGCACCTACGACACCATCCGCGACACCGCGGTGCTGGACAAGCTGCACGCCGCGGGCATCCGCGTGATCATGAGCGTGTACGCCTACGGTGGCGACCCCGCTTCTCGCGCCTCCGAGCACGTCACGGCGCTCAAGGATCACCCCTCCATCCTCATGTGGTCCCTTGGCAATGAATGGAACTACAACGGCCTGTATACCAATATGTCCTTCAATGACTCGATGGCTCGCTTGAACCAGATCGCCGCCGCGATCAAGGCGCTCGATTCCAAGCACCCCATCGCGACCGTCTATGGCGAGCTGCCCTCCAAGGCCACCATCGAAGCAATGCCGGACATCGACGTCTGGGGCCTGAACATGTATCGCGGAATCACGTTCGGAGACGCCTTCACCAGGTGGAAGGACCTCAGCCCCAAGCCCATGTTCGTCGCCGAGTACGGTGCGGATGCCTTCAATGCGAAGATCCCCGGATACGATCCCGAAAGCCAGGGCAAGGCGACCCACGAGCTGACCCAGGAGATTCTCGCTCACTCGACCGCGAACAAAGGCGGCGTGTGCTCCGGCGGCACCATCTTCGAGTGGTCGGACGAGTGGTGGAAGTCCGGGAATCCCTCCCAGCACGACAACGGCGGCACTGCCCCCGGCGGTGGCCCCTACCCTGACAGCACCTTCAATGAGGAGTGGTGGGGTCTCGTCGACGTCGACCGAAACACGCGGCCCGCGTACGAGGCGCTCAAGAGCCTCTACGCGCCTTGA
- a CDS encoding DUF2403 domain-containing lipoprotein, which produces MNFKVKSLLLALLCACSQGLGSQSPDGGPQTQNPGPKPGPVDGGLGADLDPSELDPVSHGGTITFESIGAPGWYPSRRDPETGPCDAYQASGCCLSKHTIESNALTPWDEDLIVTLRGPMKVKQFAVYQPAGDSKGPWNLVSSWDDRSPKSPRGLHFEGNSTEEKGFDGIIGTECLVDVSTSEDFACGPGSVPYCPPQGSGKKKTWGWSGSKLFVMLATMPHAGSLGHACSQGSGGNWFDAPWVGLSHGELVRAGAFGSCHCYAKEPDKWYLGDGCGQFNVFEVVNDNNDFRNFDVFSTNMFGYAGYVGEGPCGSRCKVGSLGSEADLIDKSTSTEAARGAVASPTRGPGAALRRPVSGYRYFLILLDVPNRTVQLAIIHPLNVPASVGALLPGLPAQMEASTVEAVRTLRLPR; this is translated from the coding sequence ATGAACTTCAAAGTGAAGAGTCTGCTCCTGGCGCTGCTGTGTGCATGTTCGCAAGGTCTCGGTTCGCAGTCGCCGGATGGCGGCCCCCAGACGCAGAACCCCGGTCCCAAGCCGGGTCCCGTCGATGGTGGCTTGGGAGCGGACCTGGATCCTTCGGAGCTGGACCCGGTCTCGCATGGAGGTACCATCACCTTCGAGTCCATCGGTGCGCCGGGTTGGTACCCGAGTCGGCGTGATCCCGAGACGGGGCCCTGCGATGCCTACCAGGCCTCGGGTTGTTGTCTCAGCAAGCATACCATCGAAAGCAATGCGCTGACCCCGTGGGACGAGGATCTCATCGTGACCCTGCGTGGTCCGATGAAGGTCAAGCAGTTTGCCGTGTATCAACCGGCGGGCGATTCGAAGGGTCCCTGGAACCTGGTGTCTTCTTGGGACGATCGGAGCCCGAAAAGCCCGCGGGGCCTCCACTTCGAGGGGAACAGCACCGAGGAGAAGGGGTTCGACGGCATCATCGGGACCGAATGTCTGGTCGACGTCTCGACGAGCGAGGACTTCGCGTGCGGTCCGGGAAGCGTGCCGTACTGCCCGCCGCAAGGTAGCGGAAAGAAGAAGACCTGGGGTTGGTCTGGCTCGAAGCTCTTCGTGATGCTCGCCACCATGCCCCACGCGGGTTCGCTGGGCCATGCTTGCTCGCAGGGTTCGGGCGGAAACTGGTTCGATGCCCCGTGGGTGGGCCTCAGTCATGGAGAGCTCGTGCGCGCTGGCGCCTTCGGCAGCTGCCACTGTTATGCCAAGGAGCCTGACAAGTGGTACCTGGGTGACGGCTGCGGTCAGTTCAACGTCTTCGAGGTCGTGAACGACAACAACGACTTCCGGAACTTCGACGTCTTCAGCACCAACATGTTCGGCTATGCGGGCTACGTCGGCGAGGGCCCCTGTGGCTCGAGGTGCAAGGTCGGCTCTCTGGGCAGTGAGGCCGATCTGATCGACAAATCGACGAGTACCGAAGCGGCGCGGGGCGCGGTCGCCAGCCCCACCCGTGGGCCTGGTGCAGCGCTCCGCCGTCCGGTGTCTGGCTATCGCTACTTCTTGATCCTCCTCGACGTTCCGAACCGGACCGTCCAGTTGGCGATCATCCATCCGCTCAATGTTCCCGCCTCGGTCGGCGCGCTGCTCCCCGGATTGCCGGCCCAGATGGAGGCGTCGACCGTCGAAGCAGTCCGGACCTTGCGGCTGCCCAGGTGA
- a CDS encoding MYXO-CTERM sorting domain-containing protein codes for MSSLLGACLQPRSRLEGSRQQQTLLETQWGTPNLEGEANPNTQFLHGALGSSRPEWFLPELSVRAGGLFSRSVNLGASSNEGQVRDVLVPVVMAADVRAAVVAGAFRAMASLGVAPRRAFAASLTPVGDIDGPKLISREHWLGATLLDDALFIRAGRLTLPFGIRSVEHTLWARAVTRTDSNDSQQHGVAVAPPIHYGFGCTAASAPSTFALLGATVVVLQSRRRSRR; via the coding sequence GTGAGCTCTCTCTTGGGTGCGTGCCTTCAACCACGGAGCCGCCTCGAGGGCTCACGCCAGCAGCAGACGCTCCTCGAGACCCAATGGGGGACGCCCAACCTGGAGGGTGAAGCGAACCCCAACACCCAGTTCCTCCATGGCGCGCTCGGTTCCTCGCGCCCGGAGTGGTTTCTGCCGGAGTTGTCGGTGCGCGCGGGTGGCCTCTTCTCGCGCTCGGTGAATCTCGGAGCCTCGAGCAACGAGGGCCAGGTCCGCGACGTGCTGGTCCCCGTGGTGATGGCCGCCGATGTTCGCGCCGCGGTGGTGGCGGGAGCCTTCCGGGCCATGGCCTCGCTCGGTGTGGCACCCCGCCGCGCCTTCGCGGCCAGCCTGACCCCTGTCGGCGACATCGACGGGCCGAAGCTCATCAGCCGCGAGCATTGGCTGGGAGCCACCCTGCTGGATGATGCGCTGTTCATCAGGGCAGGGCGTTTGACACTTCCATTCGGAATCCGCTCGGTCGAGCACACGCTTTGGGCCAGGGCGGTGACCCGCACCGACTCCAACGACAGCCAGCAGCACGGAGTGGCAGTGGCGCCCCCCATTCACTATGGCTTTGGATGCACGGCCGCCTCGGCTCCTTCCACGTTCGCGCTACTCGGCGCCACGGTGGTTGTCCTCCAGAGTCGTCGGCGCAGCCGGCGCTGA
- a CDS encoding DUF1552 domain-containing protein, giving the protein MKTQLSRRTVLRGAGVALFLPWLEALAPRVARAAAGSIPRRLLICAFPNGAPHDWWSTAPAFGTSVSGDAFQLPNVLTPFQPIKHKVMMVSRLGNYTWSNDGDKPTPSVEPSHARCMSAVTTCIDADEAARKANLPLDSAVRSTTSVDQLIAQTLRGQTGLNSMQTGLGVKPGFFDYRSYAYNQVLSWKSPTEPLKRNVNPRVIFDALVGSGNAQTPAELARLKAREKSVLDAVREDTNRIKKRVSSRDQQVLDQYLTTVRSLELAADQVSATCRTLPAPNAVPEPPGPQQGLSQGQDGYDHELHADVMNDLITLAFECDRTRVVTHLLDDARSEFEYRNIPASDRTRVGLAYNAGASLHYHGSQHGEGELADTTENGKYKIVRPSNRDFAAINAWMGRKVAELALKLDAIPEGDGTVLDHTTLVFLSEMRTHDHDAFDLPILIAGGNGVLKRNTHIAYDSVGNDRQLRDMWYTIMRHVFGMPVTSFGEDARGVANAELTELLA; this is encoded by the coding sequence ATGAAGACCCAATTGTCGCGCCGAACCGTCCTGCGTGGAGCAGGCGTCGCGCTTTTCCTTCCCTGGTTGGAGGCGCTCGCGCCTCGCGTCGCCCGCGCCGCGGCCGGGAGCATTCCTCGCCGTTTGTTGATCTGCGCCTTCCCCAACGGCGCTCCGCACGATTGGTGGAGCACGGCTCCCGCGTTCGGAACGTCGGTCTCGGGTGACGCGTTCCAGCTGCCCAACGTGCTCACGCCCTTCCAGCCCATCAAGCACAAGGTGATGATGGTGAGCCGACTGGGCAACTACACGTGGAGCAACGACGGCGACAAGCCGACCCCGAGCGTCGAGCCGTCGCACGCGCGTTGCATGTCGGCCGTCACCACCTGCATCGATGCCGATGAGGCCGCGCGTAAGGCGAACCTCCCCCTCGACTCCGCGGTGCGAAGCACCACCTCGGTGGATCAGCTCATCGCGCAGACCCTGCGGGGCCAGACCGGCCTCAACTCGATGCAGACCGGTCTGGGCGTCAAGCCCGGCTTCTTCGACTACCGCAGCTACGCCTACAACCAAGTGCTGTCGTGGAAGTCGCCGACCGAGCCGCTCAAGCGGAACGTCAATCCACGTGTCATTTTCGACGCGTTGGTCGGAAGCGGCAACGCTCAGACTCCGGCGGAGCTCGCCAGGCTCAAGGCGCGAGAGAAGAGCGTGCTGGACGCGGTCCGCGAGGACACGAATCGCATCAAGAAGCGCGTGAGCAGCCGCGATCAGCAGGTGCTGGACCAGTATCTGACGACCGTGCGGAGCCTCGAGCTCGCCGCCGATCAGGTCTCGGCCACATGCCGTACGCTTCCCGCCCCCAACGCAGTGCCCGAGCCGCCCGGCCCGCAGCAGGGTCTGTCCCAGGGACAGGACGGGTACGATCACGAGCTCCACGCCGACGTGATGAACGATCTCATCACACTCGCCTTCGAGTGCGATCGCACGCGCGTGGTGACCCACCTGCTCGATGACGCGCGTTCCGAGTTCGAATATCGCAACATCCCCGCCTCGGACCGTACGCGCGTGGGGCTCGCGTACAATGCGGGAGCCAGCCTCCACTACCACGGCAGCCAGCACGGAGAGGGCGAGCTGGCCGATACGACGGAGAATGGCAAGTACAAGATCGTGAGGCCGAGCAACCGCGACTTCGCGGCCATCAACGCCTGGATGGGCCGCAAGGTGGCGGAACTCGCTCTCAAGCTGGATGCCATCCCCGAAGGCGATGGCACCGTGCTCGATCACACCACGCTCGTGTTCCTCAGCGAGATGCGCACGCACGACCACGATGCGTTCGATCTGCCGATCCTGATCGCCGGTGGCAACGGTGTCCTGAAGCGGAACACGCACATCGCCTATGACTCGGTGGGCAACGACCGGCAGCTCCGCGATATGTGGTACACCATCATGCGGCACGTCTTCGGCATGCCTGTGACCTCGTTCGGAGAGGACGCCCGAGGCGTGGCGAACGCGGAGCTCACCGAGCTCCTCGCGTGA
- a CDS encoding DUF1588 domain-containing protein — translation MRLGLAFKRVGVCVFLGLSACEGSSYLSLSNRGEGETMSAHLLTASEYNATIQDLLGVTSRPADYFPAVSASEFDANVGVLASLSQVQSEAVFNAARDVVDKAFESPALTARLVTCTPTSDTDDECPKSLVKKLGRRAFRRSLDAEEVDAYMATYHKARQSLEMGHVDAVAHVLRVMLSSPSFFLRIERPGQGKSAFESAALASRLSYLLWGSMPDDELLDIAESGKLDDDAALIAMTDKMLADPRGQRFVSHFLGQWLGTVRLSSHSVDTSRFPQWTPTVAKGVEAQANDFLYGFVTGTTPWRELFLAPHPANTAIQPLLAADPTTLQRRGFLTLPAFLTLSSHSDRTSPTSRAKGVITSLFCTDMTPPPGVITELPPQDGPTPKTVRERLEAHRRNPSCAGCHNMLDPLGLSLENFDAVGRYRTQDEGQPIDASGVYEGTPIANVSELLPLLAKDSRLGACAPRKLYSFAMRRSLGPDDEPQVARLTSTWNAGTLRELLHQVVVSPAFRGHAEEAP, via the coding sequence ATGCGTCTCGGCTTGGCCTTCAAACGTGTTGGAGTCTGTGTTTTTCTCGGGCTCTCGGCATGCGAGGGATCTTCCTATCTTTCTCTGTCGAACCGAGGTGAGGGCGAGACGATGTCGGCGCATCTGCTGACAGCGTCGGAATACAACGCGACGATTCAGGATCTGCTCGGAGTCACGTCTCGGCCGGCCGACTACTTCCCAGCGGTTTCAGCGTCCGAGTTCGACGCGAACGTGGGCGTGCTCGCCTCCCTGTCACAGGTTCAAAGTGAAGCGGTCTTCAACGCCGCCCGCGACGTGGTGGACAAGGCCTTCGAGTCGCCCGCGCTTACCGCGCGCCTGGTCACCTGCACTCCCACCAGTGACACGGATGATGAATGTCCGAAGTCCCTCGTGAAGAAGCTGGGTCGCCGCGCGTTTCGCCGCTCCCTCGACGCCGAAGAGGTGGACGCGTACATGGCGACCTACCACAAGGCGAGACAGTCGCTGGAGATGGGCCACGTGGACGCGGTCGCGCACGTGCTCCGGGTGATGCTCAGCAGTCCATCGTTCTTCCTTCGCATCGAGCGTCCCGGACAAGGGAAGAGCGCATTCGAGTCCGCGGCGCTGGCGAGCCGCCTCTCCTACCTGCTCTGGGGCTCCATGCCCGACGATGAGCTGCTCGATATCGCCGAGAGCGGCAAGCTCGACGATGACGCGGCGCTGATCGCCATGACGGACAAGATGCTCGCGGATCCGCGAGGTCAGCGCTTCGTCTCCCACTTCCTCGGCCAATGGCTCGGCACCGTGCGCCTCTCGAGCCACAGCGTCGACACCAGCCGCTTCCCCCAATGGACGCCGACGGTGGCAAAGGGGGTCGAGGCGCAGGCCAACGACTTCTTGTATGGCTTCGTGACCGGGACCACTCCCTGGAGAGAGCTGTTCCTGGCCCCGCACCCGGCGAACACGGCGATCCAGCCGCTGCTCGCCGCGGACCCGACGACCCTGCAGCGCCGCGGCTTCCTGACGCTGCCGGCCTTCCTGACGCTCAGCTCCCACAGCGATCGCACCTCGCCCACCTCCCGAGCCAAGGGCGTCATCACGTCGCTCTTCTGCACCGACATGACGCCTCCGCCAGGAGTCATCACGGAGCTTCCGCCGCAGGATGGCCCGACGCCCAAAACCGTCCGTGAGCGACTCGAGGCGCACCGGCGTAATCCGTCCTGCGCGGGCTGCCACAACATGCTCGATCCACTCGGACTCAGCCTCGAGAACTTCGATGCAGTGGGCCGCTACCGCACCCAGGACGAGGGGCAGCCCATTGACGCGAGCGGCGTCTACGAGGGCACACCCATCGCCAACGTGTCGGAGCTGCTGCCGCTGCTTGCGAAGGATTCGCGACTCGGCGCTTGCGCGCCGCGGAAGCTGTACAGCTTCGCCATGCGCCGCAGCCTGGGGCCGGACGATGAGCCACAGGTCGCCAGGTTAACATCCACCTGGAATGCAGGAACGCTCCGCGAGCTCCTTCACCAGGTCGTGGTTTCGCCCGCCTTCCGTGGGCACGCCGAGGAGGCTCCATGA
- a CDS encoding RNA polymerase sigma factor — translation MLGRDDEVDDIVQDTFVRALDGLKRLENPLRIKPYLASTAVRLTLRRLRRRRVQRAFGLWERWHPTLLSTPRANGEHRALLSDVYRVLDGRSADEQVAWSLRYLEGERLERVAELLGCSLSTAKRRIAAVDAAMEEAHRD, via the coding sequence ATGTTGGGGCGTGACGACGAGGTCGACGACATCGTGCAGGACACCTTCGTGCGTGCCCTCGATGGTCTCAAGCGGCTCGAAAACCCCCTGCGGATCAAGCCCTACCTGGCGTCGACCGCGGTGCGGCTGACGCTGAGGCGGCTGCGAAGGCGGCGGGTGCAGCGCGCTTTCGGCCTGTGGGAGCGTTGGCACCCCACGCTGCTCTCCACGCCCCGCGCCAACGGCGAGCACCGGGCGCTGTTGAGCGACGTGTACCGGGTGCTCGACGGCAGGTCGGCGGACGAGCAGGTGGCGTGGAGCCTGCGCTATCTCGAGGGGGAGCGGCTCGAGCGCGTCGCCGAGCTGTTGGGCTGCTCGCTCTCGACGGCCAAACGACGCATCGCCGCGGTGGACGCGGCGATGGAGGAGGCGCACCGTGACTGA
- a CDS encoding FecR domain-containing protein — protein MTELHQRLAEAARSLEPQYSTHEATLFEAEVRRRYHQRAVRRRVALAGLGVAVLLLVGLFVPSKLRGPGVPEVAIGEDARVVMPIGAPVRTLRSEPGLLWLEVERGAMRFSVAPQHGRLVRVSAGAVDVEVVGTVFSVTRGDEQVSVVVTEGRVRVRAGARETLLAAGEQGTFRAEALAPEAAGAPAGPEKVTTEAGEDGGVPAMPGAPSVASAPQPPGRKSVRRPATWRALAEQGNFQTAWSALQREGAPDDEPGDLLRAADVARLSGHPEAALAPLRRVLSRFRGDPRASLAAFTLGRVLLDDLGNPREAADAFLEAHALAPKGPLAPDALARAVEAQARAGDAAAARSTAERFVDEFPRSGRVDAVRQWGRLGAP, from the coding sequence GTGACTGAACTGCACCAGCGTCTGGCTGAGGCGGCGCGCTCGCTCGAACCGCAGTACTCGACCCACGAGGCGACCCTGTTCGAAGCGGAGGTGCGCCGGCGCTACCACCAACGGGCGGTGCGCCGGCGGGTGGCTCTGGCCGGGCTCGGCGTTGCGGTGCTCCTGCTGGTCGGGCTCTTCGTCCCGTCGAAGCTGCGCGGGCCCGGCGTTCCCGAGGTCGCGATCGGTGAAGACGCGCGGGTGGTGATGCCCATCGGCGCGCCGGTGCGCACCCTCCGCTCGGAGCCGGGACTCTTGTGGCTCGAGGTCGAGCGTGGCGCCATGCGCTTCAGTGTCGCCCCGCAGCACGGGCGGCTGGTGCGGGTGTCGGCTGGCGCGGTGGATGTCGAGGTGGTCGGCACTGTGTTTTCGGTCACCCGAGGTGACGAGCAGGTGAGCGTGGTGGTCACCGAGGGCCGCGTTCGGGTGCGCGCCGGAGCTCGGGAGACGCTGCTGGCGGCGGGCGAGCAAGGCACCTTCCGCGCCGAGGCGCTCGCCCCTGAAGCTGCCGGCGCGCCCGCCGGGCCTGAGAAGGTGACGACCGAGGCGGGCGAGGACGGTGGTGTGCCCGCGATGCCCGGGGCGCCGAGCGTGGCGTCGGCACCGCAGCCCCCGGGCAGGAAGAGCGTGCGTCGTCCGGCCACCTGGCGAGCGCTCGCCGAGCAGGGCAATTTCCAGACTGCATGGTCGGCGCTGCAGCGCGAGGGCGCTCCCGATGACGAGCCCGGCGATCTGCTCCGCGCCGCCGACGTGGCCCGTCTCAGTGGCCACCCCGAGGCTGCGCTCGCCCCGCTCCGCCGGGTGCTGTCGCGCTTTCGCGGTGACCCGCGCGCGTCGCTCGCCGCCTTTACCCTTGGTCGGGTGCTGCTCGACGACCTGGGCAACCCGCGAGAGGCGGCCGACGCGTTTCTCGAGGCGCACGCGCTGGCCCCGAAGGGCCCGCTCGCCCCCGACGCGCTTGCCCGCGCCGTCGAGGCCCAGGCCCGGGCGGGAGACGCCGCGGCCGCCCGCAGCACTGCCGAGCGCTTCGTCGACGAGTTTCCGCGGTCGGGGCGGGTCGACGCCGTGAGACAGTGGGGAAGGCTCGGAGCACCGTGA
- a CDS encoding di-heme oxidoredictase family protein produces the protein MLVLALVLAGCEPVKLGGGAGVVLGPGPQQCRQASLPRVTPLFAEGPAETGPIIRHREDGVLVTEVAGRVRGRHEREERFGSFDTRSFENRSYRLVVEDAVAAGRSEIKITYYPIADVSMYGPITNFRSWKKYGLEGNQNGGYTFHVNQQMRQVSPRQLDQTVTDNVREGRPLRAGDILDFELGIYLAGADPMDPAPIAGGSSYFSDTFRYQVGLGGLTPETFDSAGMLGPPPDARLGGGTTVPFVALADGTPVEPKYALSQLALNIQWPHPQGFLEGRRLFYTELDTGAHVEAGNPPLPLQDVLGPLFNARSCIACHAFNGRGVLPPVGEQVQSLVLRLTGEPEFGDQLQPQEAPVRLSRIEPQPVTLSDGEVVMLHRPVFDAGRPLRASARLAPALVGLGLLEAVDESTILAAADETDCDGDGISGRPVLSRGAPGEEPRLGRFGWKAEHPSVSAQVDAELEAHLGVGVTASALSGEDRSRLVTYLRLLGVIPQRVTSPVQVRRGAEVFAAVGCGACHLRELTTGGRHPFEELRAQTVHPYTDLLLHDMGAGLADDSGLPEASEWRTAPLWGLGFTAQVSGAVNLLHDGRAGSVLEAVLWHGGEAQAARDAVVALPREDRLALLTFLDSL, from the coding sequence ATGCTGGTGCTGGCGCTGGTGCTCGCGGGGTGCGAGCCGGTCAAGCTCGGTGGCGGCGCTGGGGTGGTGCTCGGTCCCGGCCCGCAGCAGTGCCGGCAGGCGTCGCTCCCCCGGGTGACCCCGCTGTTCGCCGAAGGCCCCGCCGAGACCGGCCCCATCATCCGCCACCGGGAGGACGGCGTCCTCGTCACCGAGGTCGCCGGGCGGGTGCGCGGCCGTCATGAGCGCGAGGAGCGCTTCGGTTCCTTCGACACGCGCTCGTTCGAGAACCGGAGCTACCGGCTCGTGGTCGAAGACGCGGTCGCGGCCGGCCGTTCCGAAATCAAGATCACGTACTACCCCATCGCCGATGTCTCGATGTACGGCCCAATCACCAACTTCCGCAGCTGGAAGAAGTACGGCCTCGAGGGAAACCAGAACGGGGGCTACACCTTTCACGTCAACCAGCAGATGCGTCAGGTGTCGCCGCGCCAGCTCGATCAGACGGTGACCGACAACGTCCGCGAAGGCCGGCCGCTCCGCGCGGGTGACATCCTCGACTTCGAGCTCGGCATCTACCTTGCCGGCGCCGATCCCATGGACCCCGCCCCCATTGCCGGCGGGTCGTCCTATTTCTCCGACACCTTCCGCTACCAGGTCGGCCTCGGCGGCCTCACTCCAGAGACCTTCGACTCCGCCGGCATGTTGGGGCCTCCTCCCGACGCCCGCCTCGGCGGAGGCACCACCGTGCCATTCGTCGCCCTCGCCGACGGCACCCCGGTCGAGCCGAAGTACGCGCTCTCGCAGTTGGCGCTCAACATCCAGTGGCCACACCCTCAAGGGTTTCTCGAAGGCCGCCGGCTCTTCTACACCGAGCTCGACACGGGCGCCCACGTCGAGGCGGGCAACCCGCCCCTACCGTTGCAGGACGTGCTGGGGCCGCTGTTCAACGCCAGGAGCTGCATCGCCTGCCATGCCTTCAACGGCCGCGGCGTGTTGCCGCCGGTGGGAGAGCAGGTGCAATCGCTGGTGCTCAGGCTGACCGGCGAGCCGGAATTCGGCGACCAGCTTCAGCCCCAGGAGGCCCCGGTGCGGCTTTCGCGCATCGAGCCGCAGCCGGTGACGCTCAGCGACGGCGAGGTGGTGATGCTGCACCGGCCGGTGTTCGACGCCGGCCGGCCGCTGCGCGCGTCGGCGCGGCTGGCGCCGGCTCTGGTCGGCCTGGGGCTGCTCGAGGCGGTCGACGAATCGACCATCCTGGCGGCCGCCGACGAGACCGACTGCGACGGGGACGGCATCTCGGGCCGCCCTGTGCTGAGCAGAGGCGCGCCGGGTGAAGAACCGCGGCTCGGCCGCTTTGGCTGGAAGGCTGAGCACCCGTCGGTCTCCGCGCAGGTCGACGCCGAGCTCGAGGCCCACCTCGGAGTGGGGGTGACGGCGAGCGCGCTCAGCGGCGAAGACCGGTCTCGCCTCGTCACCTATCTGCGGCTGCTCGGGGTCATACCGCAGCGCGTGACCTCGCCGGTGCAGGTCCGTCGCGGCGCCGAGGTGTTCGCCGCGGTGGGTTGTGGCGCCTGTCACCTGCGCGAGCTGACGACGGGTGGGCGCCACCCGTTCGAGGAGCTCCGTGCACAGACGGTGCACCCCTATACCGACCTGCTGCTTCACGACATGGGCGCGGGGCTGGCGGACGACTCCGGCCTGCCCGAGGCGAGTGAATGGCGCACGGCTCCACTGTGGGGCCTGGGCTTCACCGCGCAGGTGTCTGGCGCCGTCAACCTGCTGCACGATGGGAGGGCCGGCTCGGTGCTCGAGGCGGTGCTGTGGCACGGCGGGGAAGCGCAGGCGGCGCGGGACGCGGTGGTGGCGCTGCCGCGAGAAGACCGCCTGGCGTTGCTCACCTTCCTCGACAGCCTCTGA
- a CDS encoding organic hydroperoxide resistance protein, whose protein sequence is MSKIEKVLYTGKTHTTGGRDGVAQSGDGRLNIKLSAPGSHGAGTNPEQLFAAGWSACFIGAMGLAAKEKKVALPADTAVDAEVDLGTGNGGFFLQARLNVSLPGLPRDVAQALVDAAHQTCPYSKMTRGNIDVSITLA, encoded by the coding sequence ATGAGCAAGATCGAAAAAGTCCTCTACACCGGCAAGACCCACACCACCGGCGGCCGCGACGGTGTCGCGCAAAGCGGCGATGGCCGCCTGAACATCAAGCTGTCCGCCCCCGGCAGCCACGGCGCCGGCACCAACCCGGAGCAGCTGTTCGCCGCCGGCTGGTCGGCCTGCTTCATCGGAGCCATGGGCCTGGCCGCCAAGGAAAAGAAGGTGGCCCTTCCCGCCGACACCGCGGTCGATGCCGAAGTCGACCTCGGTACCGGCAACGGCGGGTTCTTCCTGCAGGCGCGCCTCAACGTGAGCCTGCCCGGCCTGCCGCGCGATGTTGCGCAAGCATTGGTCGATGCTGCGCACCAGACCTGCCCGTACTCGAAGATGACGCGCGGCAACATCGACGTGAGCATCACCCTGGCCTGA
- a CDS encoding alpha/beta fold hydrolase: protein MKNLLLSLAASSVLAAVVPTAHAEAPITAVQGTVAKPTIVLIHGAFADSSSWDGVAKKLTAKGYPVLSVANPLRSVGNDAQYAASVIGAVKGPLVLVGHSYGGMVISKAAEGNPEVKALVYVAAFAPEQGETVAGLAGKFPGGTLGDALADPVALADGGKELYIRQDKFHQQFAADVAPKQAALMAAGQRPVTVAALNEAASGSAWKQLPSYFVYGTADKNIPLEGLRFMARRANPKDVVEVKGASHVVMVSHPDAVAKVIEEAAQAK from the coding sequence ATGAAGAACCTGCTGCTCTCTCTCGCCGCTTCGAGCGTCCTTGCCGCCGTCGTACCGACGGCCCATGCCGAAGCACCCATCACTGCCGTACAGGGCACCGTCGCCAAGCCCACCATCGTGCTGATCCACGGCGCCTTTGCCGACTCGAGCAGCTGGGACGGTGTGGCAAAGAAGCTCACGGCCAAGGGCTATCCGGTGCTGAGCGTGGCCAATCCGCTGCGCAGTGTCGGCAATGACGCGCAATATGCCGCCAGCGTGATCGGCGCCGTCAAGGGCCCGTTGGTCCTAGTCGGCCACTCCTACGGCGGCATGGTGATTTCCAAGGCTGCCGAGGGCAACCCCGAAGTGAAGGCGCTGGTCTACGTCGCCGCCTTCGCGCCCGAGCAGGGCGAGACCGTCGCCGGCCTAGCCGGCAAGTTTCCCGGCGGCACGCTGGGCGATGCGCTCGCCGATCCGGTGGCGCTGGCTGACGGCGGCAAGGAGCTCTACATCCGCCAGGACAAGTTCCACCAACAGTTCGCCGCCGACGTGGCGCCCAAGCAAGCCGCGTTGATGGCCGCCGGCCAGCGCCCGGTGACCGTGGCCGCGCTCAATGAGGCCGCGAGCGGTTCTGCCTGGAAGCAGTTGCCGTCCTACTTCGTCTATGGCACCGCCGACAAGAACATCCCGCTCGAAGGCCTGCGCTTCATGGCCAGGCGCGCCAACCCGAAGGATGTCGTCGAAGTGAAGGGCGCTTCGCATGTGGTCATGGTCTCGCACCCGGATGCGGTAGCGAAGGTGATCGAAGAGGCTGCCCAAGCAAAGTAA